The Carassius carassius chromosome 2, fCarCar2.1, whole genome shotgun sequence genome has a segment encoding these proteins:
- the LOC132101480 gene encoding ferritin, heavy subunit-like, which yields MSSQVRQNFEEACEAAINRQINMELYASYVYLSMSYYFDRDDQALHNFAKFFRHQSHEEHEHAEKLMQFQNQRGGRIFLQDVKKPEKDEWGSGLEALECALQLEKSVNHSLLELHKLSSQHNDPHMCDFIETHYLDEQVKSIKELGDWVTNLRRMGAPQNGMAEYLFDKLTLGKESS from the exons ATGAGCTCTCAGGTGAGACAGAACTTCGAGGAGGCCTGCGAAGCGGCCATCAACCGTCAGATCAACATGGAGCTGTATGCATCCTACGTCTACCTTTCCATG TCGTACTACTTCGACCGAGATGATCAGGCCCTACACAACTTTGCGAAGTTTTTCCGCCATCAGTCCCACGAAGAGCACGAACACGCTGAGAAACTGATGCAGTTTCAGAACCAGAGGGGAGGGAGGATCTTTCTGCAGGATGTGAAG aaaccgGAGAAGGACGAGTGGGGAAGTGGTTTGGAAGCTCTTGAATGCGCCCTGCAGCTGGAGAAGAGCGTCAATCACTCCCTCCTGGAGCTGCATAAGCTGTCCTCGCAGCACAACGACCCTCAT ATGTGTGATTTTATTGAGACACACTACTTGGACGAGCAGGTGAAGTCCATCAAAGAACTGGGCGACTGGGTGACCAACCTGCGCCGTATGGGCGCCCCCCAGAATGGCATGGCCGAGTATTTGTTTGACAAGCTCACACTTGGCAAAGAGAGCAGCTAA